From the genome of Amyelois transitella isolate CPQ chromosome 16, ilAmyTran1.1, whole genome shotgun sequence, one region includes:
- the LOC106129695 gene encoding alpha-tocopherol transfer protein-like has translation MENSTITKQDVAMIKEWISKESYLPQDIDDFMLWKFLNSCYGSLEATKKCIERFATGRASMKEIYTSRDPFSEQVKTAFSITSVATYEAGKFEMLIHQLDDPALEKFSFYDLLKSFTIQADYWLRNHQYKEFPEGHIIVLDIKDYHLKIITKVNIMYFRDFLLFLLESMPVRVKEVHVVNCPSYYEKLYALVKPILPAEINDIIKFHGDSEGISKYVDKKYLPKDYGGEASCLKDEQKVWVDAINEKRSMFLNDSLWTADSKKKPKSNADQTMNGSFRTLAID, from the exons ATGGAGAATTCAACAATTACCAAACAAGATGTGGCAATGATCAAAGAATGGATCTCCAAAGAGTCTTACTTACCACAGGACATtg aTGACTTTATGCTATGGAAATTCCTTAACAGCTGCTATGGTAGTCTGGAAGCAACCAAAAAGTGCATTGAAAGATTCGCCACGGGCCGCGCTTCGATGAAGGAAATCTACACGAGCAGGGATCCATTTTCCGAGCAAGTAAAAACAGCATTTTCAATTAC aTCAGTAGCCACATACGAAGCTGGCAAATTCGAGATGTTGATTCATCAATTGGACGACCCTGCTCTTGAGAAATTTTCATTCTACGATTTATTGAAGTCATTCACCATCCAGGCCGACTACTGGTTGAGGAACCACCAGTACAAAGAGTTCCCTGAGGGCCATATCATCGTGCTTGATATCAAGGACTATCATCTGAAAATCATTACCAAAGTCAACATCATGTACTTCAGAGATTTCCTGTTATTCTTACTT gAAAGTATGCCAGTGCGAGTGAAGGAAGTGCATGTGGTCAATTGTCCGTCGTACTACGAGAAACTGTACGCACTAGTCAAACCCATCCTACCTGCggaaataaatgatatt ATTAAGTTTCACGGTGACTCTGAAGGCATCAGCAAATACGTGGACAAAAAGTATTTACCTAAGGACTACGGTGGAGAGGCATCATGCCTGAAGGACGAACAAAAGGTTTGGGTGGATGCTATTAACGAGAAAAG ATCTATGTTCTTAAACGACAGCTTGTGGACAGCGGACAGTAAGAAAAAACCAAAGAGCAACGCCGACCAGACTATGAATGGATCTTTCAGAACCCTTGCTATCGATTGA